A portion of the Macaca nemestrina isolate mMacNem1 chromosome 19, mMacNem.hap1, whole genome shotgun sequence genome contains these proteins:
- the ARK2C gene encoding E3 ubiquitin-protein ligase ARK2C isoform X1 translates to MVLVHVGYLVLPVFGSVRNRGAPFQRSQHPHATSCRHFHLGPPQPQQLAPDFPLAHPVQSQPGLSAHMAPAHQHSGALHQSLTPLPTLQFQDVTGPSFLPQALHQQYLLQQQLLEAQHRRLVSHPRRSQERVSVHPHRLHPSFDFGQLQTPQPRYLAEGTDWDLSVDAGLSPAQFQVRPIPQHYQHYLATPRMHHFPRNSSSTQMVVHEIRNYPYPQLHFLALQGLNPSRHTSAVRESYEELLQLEDRLGNVTRGAVQNTIERFTFPHKYKKRRPQDGKGKKDEGEESDTDEKCTICLSMLEDGEDVRRLPCMHLFHQLCVDQWLAMSKKCPICRVDIETQLGADS, encoded by the exons GTGCCCCCTTTCAAAGGTCTCAGCATCCTCACGCTACCTCCTGCCGCCACTTCCACCTGGGCCCCCCGCAGCCGCAGCAGCTCGCTCCCGACTTCCCGCTGGCCCACCCCGTGCAGTCGCAGCCAGGCCTCAGCGCCCACATGGCCCCGGCCCACCAGCACAGCGGCGCCCTGCACCAGTCGCTGACCCCGCTGCCCACCCTGCAGTTCCAGGACGTCACAGGTCCCTCCTTCCTACCTCAGGCCCTGCACCAGCAATACCTCCTGCAGCAGCAGCTCCTGGAAGCCCAGCACCGCAGGCTCGTCTCGCACCCCAG GCGGAGTCAGGAGCGTGTATCTGTCCACCCCCACCGCCTCCACCCCAGCTTCGACTTCGGCCAACTGCAGACACCTCAGCCCAGGTATTTGGCTGAGGGCACTGACTG GGATCTCAGTGTGGACGCTGGCTTGAGTCCTGCTCAGTTCCAGGTGCGGCCCATCCCTCAGCACTATCAGCATTACCTAGCGACTCCTCGAATGCACCACTTTCCCAGAAACTCCTCCTCCACGCAGATG GTCGTCCATGAAATCCGAAACTACCCTTATCCTCAGCTTCACTTCCTTGCTCTCCAGGGACTAAATCCCAGCAGACACACCTCCGCCGTACGGGAGAGCTATGAG gaGCTGCTGCAGCTCGAGGACAGGTTGGGTAATGTGACTCGGGGAGCTGTACAGAACACCATTGAGAGGTTCACCTTCCCCCACAAGTATAAGAAG CGAAGACCCCAGGATGGCAAGGGCAAGAAGGATGAGGGGGAGGAGTCAGACACAGATGAGAAATGCACAATTTGTCTGTCTATGCTGGAAGATGGAGAAGATGTGAG ACGCCTACCCTGTATGCATCTCTTTCACCAACTGTGCGTGGACCAGTGGCTCGCCATGAGCAAGAAATGCCCCATCTGCCGAGTGGACATTGAGACACAACTGGGAGCCGACAGCTGA
- the ARK2C gene encoding E3 ubiquitin-protein ligase ARK2C isoform X2 — MAPAHQHSGALHQSLTPLPTLQFQDVTGPSFLPQALHQQYLLQQQLLEAQHRRLVSHPRRSQERVSVHPHRLHPSFDFGQLQTPQPRYLAEGTDWDLSVDAGLSPAQFQVRPIPQHYQHYLATPRMHHFPRNSSSTQMVVHEIRNYPYPQLHFLALQGLNPSRHTSAVRESYEELLQLEDRLGNVTRGAVQNTIERFTFPHKYKKRRPQDGKGKKDEGEESDTDEKCTICLSMLEDGEDVRRLPCMHLFHQLCVDQWLAMSKKCPICRVDIETQLGADS, encoded by the exons ATGGCCCCGGCCCACCAGCACAGCGGCGCCCTGCACCAGTCGCTGACCCCGCTGCCCACCCTGCAGTTCCAGGACGTCACAGGTCCCTCCTTCCTACCTCAGGCCCTGCACCAGCAATACCTCCTGCAGCAGCAGCTCCTGGAAGCCCAGCACCGCAGGCTCGTCTCGCACCCCAG GCGGAGTCAGGAGCGTGTATCTGTCCACCCCCACCGCCTCCACCCCAGCTTCGACTTCGGCCAACTGCAGACACCTCAGCCCAGGTATTTGGCTGAGGGCACTGACTG GGATCTCAGTGTGGACGCTGGCTTGAGTCCTGCTCAGTTCCAGGTGCGGCCCATCCCTCAGCACTATCAGCATTACCTAGCGACTCCTCGAATGCACCACTTTCCCAGAAACTCCTCCTCCACGCAGATG GTCGTCCATGAAATCCGAAACTACCCTTATCCTCAGCTTCACTTCCTTGCTCTCCAGGGACTAAATCCCAGCAGACACACCTCCGCCGTACGGGAGAGCTATGAG gaGCTGCTGCAGCTCGAGGACAGGTTGGGTAATGTGACTCGGGGAGCTGTACAGAACACCATTGAGAGGTTCACCTTCCCCCACAAGTATAAGAAG CGAAGACCCCAGGATGGCAAGGGCAAGAAGGATGAGGGGGAGGAGTCAGACACAGATGAGAAATGCACAATTTGTCTGTCTATGCTGGAAGATGGAGAAGATGTGAG ACGCCTACCCTGTATGCATCTCTTTCACCAACTGTGCGTGGACCAGTGGCTCGCCATGAGCAAGAAATGCCCCATCTGCCGAGTGGACATTGAGACACAACTGGGAGCCGACAGCTGA